The genomic interval CTTTGTGTGTTATCTGTGACTGGAATGGATTGCTTAAAAGGGTGCTATTTTCTCATCACTAGTGGATTTTAAGCAGAGGATGAATGACTGCATAACAAGTACATTTTGGTATGGGCAGCTGGGTTTAACAGAGgatagtgctgggcctagagtcaggaagactcatcttcccaagttcaaatctgactgtgaatacttatagctgtgtgaccttgggcaagtcacttaaccctatttaccttgGTCTACTTATGTGTAacataagctggagaaggaagtggcaaaccactccattatctttgccaagaaaaccctaaatggggtcacaaaaagttggatatgactgaaaatgaagaacaacaaATGGTGGAAATGGCTTTTTAAGtataggttggattagatggcccctTTCAAAGTACCTTcaaattttcatattctttgattctttgcTTTTCATTCCCAATTCATCCATTAGGAGGtattgattttttcccttaatcTCAAAGTTCATCATTAGATTGATGGTAGAGGAGTGGTTAGTATTTCCTGTTATCCTACTTGAGGTACAGCTTCTTCAGGATTCTGACTCGAATCTGTTGGGTCTTCACACAATATACAATGGGGTTCATTAATGGTGGAACCAACAAAAGGACATCAGCCATGAGGATTCTAATGATTAGGGGAGCATGCTTGCCAAAGCGGTAAAGAACAGCTAGGGAAATGAtaggtatataaaatataagcaCAGCACAAATATGAGAGACACAGGTGCTGAGAGCCTTGAGTTGTTCTTGTTGTGAAGCAATGCCTAAAACAgtcttcaaaatgaaaatataggaAATTGAAATTAATGCTAAGTCCAGCATTCCTATCAGAGCAACAAAGAAACCATAGATAATATCGACCTTATTATCAGAGCAAGCCAATTTCATGACATCCTGGTGGAGACAGTAGGAATGAGAAAGGAGGTTCTTCTTACAATATGTCAGGCTCCTCAGAgtgaaaggaaatggcaagatcaATAAAAAACTTGTTGTGGTTAATACCAGGCTCAGTTTGGTGGCTCTTGCATTGGTAAGGATAGAACTGTATCTTAGAGGGTTGTGGATGGCTAGGAAACGATCAAAGGACATGATCATGAGAACTGACGATTCCATGAGACTGAAACCATGTATGAAAAACTGCTGGGCAAAGCAGGCATCAGCAGAAATTCTGGGAGCATTCAATAAAAAGACCCTTAGCATTGTAGGTAAGGATGACAGGGACAGTCCCAGGTCAGAGAAGGCCAGCATGGAAAGGAAATAGTACATTGGCTTGTGAAGCGAAGACTCAGTCttaatgatgaagaggatggtgCAATTGCCCAGAATGGTGACAAAATATATGAGACAGATGGGAATTGAGATCCAAATGTGAGTGTACTCCAGTCCTGGGAGACCTATCA from Gracilinanus agilis isolate LMUSP501 unplaced genomic scaffold, AgileGrace unplaced_scaffold56557, whole genome shotgun sequence carries:
- the LOC123256168 gene encoding olfactory receptor 51A4-like, with translation MSTFNNSKGEVFTFFLIGLPGLEYTHIWISIPICLIYFVTILGNCTILFIIKTESSLHKPMYYFLSMLAFSDLGLSLSSLPTMLRVFLLNAPRISADACFAQQFFIHGFSLMESSVLMIMSFDRFLAIHNPLRYSSILTNARATKLSLVLTTTSFLLILPFPFTLRSLTYCKKNLLSHSYCLHQDVMKLACSDNKVDIIYGFFVALIGMLDLALISISYIFILKTVLGIASQQEQLKALSTCVSHICAVLIFYIPIISLAVLYRFGKHAPLIIRILMADVLLLVPPLMNPIVYCVKTQQIRVRILKKLYLK